One Colius striatus isolate bColStr4 chromosome 10, bColStr4.1.hap1, whole genome shotgun sequence genomic region harbors:
- the PTGS2 gene encoding prostaglandin G/H synthase 2 isoform X2: MILPCALLAALLAVGHAANPCCSNPCQNRGVCMTTGFDQYECDCTRTGYYGENCTTPEFFTWLKVMLKPSPNTVHYILTHFEGAWNIVNSIPFLRDTIMRYVLTSRSHLIDSPPTYNSDYNYKSWEAYANISYYTRSLPPVGLDCPTPMGVKGKKELPDSKVIVEKFLLRRKFIPDPQGTNVMFTFFAQHFTHQFFKTDHKKGPAFTKALGHGVDLNHIYGETLERQLKLRLLKDGKLKYQIIDGEMYPPTVKDTQAEMIYPPHVPEHLQFSVGQEVFGLVPGLMMYATIWLREHNRVCDILKQEHPEWDDEQLFQTTRLILIGETIKIVIEDYVQHLSGYHFKLKFDPELLFHQRFQYQNRIAAEFNTLYHWHPLLPDTFQINDQEYSFQQFLYNNSIMLEHGLSHMVKSFSKQSAGRVAGGKNVPVAVQKVAKASIDQSRQMRYQSLNEYRKRFMLKPFKSFEELTGEKEMAAELEELYGDIDAMELYPGLLVEKPRPGAIFGETMVEMGAPFSLKGLMGNAICSPEYWKPSTFGGKVGFDIINTASLQKLICNNVKGCPFTAFHVLNPEPTEATINRGSVEDDLLIKTAGEL, from the exons CGGAATTCTTCACGTGGCTAAAGGTAATGCTGAAACCTTCACCGAATACTGTCCATTACATCCTCACCCACTTCGAAGGAGCCTGGAATATAGTCAACAGCATTCCATTCTTACGAGATACTATTATGAGATACGTATTAACGT caagATCACACTTGATTGACAGCCCACCAACTTACAATAGTGATTATAACTACAAAAGCTGGGAAGCTTATGCCAATATTTCATATTACACTAGAAGCCTTCCACCAGTAGGACTTGACTGTCCAACACCAATGGGTGTTAAAG GAAAAAAGGAGCTCCCAGATTCAAAGGTCATTGTGGAGAAATTTTTGCTGAGGAGAAAATTCATTCCTGACCCACAAGGCACAAATGTGATGTTCACGTTCTTTGCCCAACACTTCACTCATCAGTTCTTTAAGACGGACCACAAGAAAGGACCTGCCTTCACCAAAGCTCTCGGCCATGGG GTTGACTTGAATCATATTTATGGAGAGACTCTGGAAAGACAACTTAAACTGAGACTTCTAAAGGATGGAAAGTTAAAATACCAG ATCATTGATGGAGAAATGTATCCACCAACAGTGAAGGACACTCAGGCAGAGATGATCTACCCCCCTCACGTCCCTGAACACTTGCAGTTTtctgtggggcaggaggtgTTCGGTTTGGTCCCAGGCTTGATGATGTACGCAACAATATGGCTGAGGGAGCACAACCGGGTCTGTGACATCCTGAAACAGGAGCACCCTGAGTGGGATGATGAGCAGCTGTTCCAAACTACTAGACTCATACTAATAG GGGAGACAATCAAGATTGTTATTGAGGACTATGTGCAACATTTGAGTGGCTACCACTTCAAGCTCAAGTTTGATCCTGAGCTGCTGTTCCACCAGCGATTTCAGTACCAAAACCGGATTGCAGCTGAATTCAATACTCTCTACCACTGGCACCCACTCCTGCCTGACACTTTCCAGATAAATGACCAGGAATACAGTTTCCAGCAGTTCCTCTACAATAACTCCATAATGCTGGAACATGGCCTTTCCCATATGGTGAAATCTTTCTCCAAGCAAAGTGCTGGCAGG GTTGCTGGTGGGAAGAATGTTCCTGTTGCAGTACAGAAAGTAGCAAAGGCTTCAATTGACCAAAGCAGACAAATGAGATACCAGTCCTTGAACGAGTACAGGAAACGCTTTATGTTGAAACCATTCAAGTCATTTGAAGAACTTACAG gagaaaaagaaatggcagCTGAACTGGAAGAGCTTTATGGAGATATTGATGCTATGGAGCTATACCCAGGCCTTCTCGTAGAAAAGCCACGTCCAGGTGCCATCTTTGGTGAAACAATGGTGGAAATGGGAGCTCCGTTCTCTCTGAAAGGACTGATGGGAAATGCTATCTGCTCTCCTGAGTACTGGAAGCCCAGCACCTTCGGTGGAAAAGTGGGCTTTGACATCATCAATACCGCCTCCTTACAGAAGCTCATCTGCAACAATGTGAAAGGCTGCCCTTTCACTGCTTTCCACGTCTTAAATCCTGAACCCACAGAGGCAACGATCAAT agAGGAAGTGTAGAAGATGATCTTCTCATAAAAACAGCTGGGGAACTgtag
- the PTGS2 gene encoding prostaglandin G/H synthase 2 isoform X1, translated as MILPCALLAALLAVGHAANPCCSNPCQNRGVCMTTGFDQYECDCTRTGYYGENCTTPEFFTWLKVMLKPSPNTVHYILTHFEGAWNIVNSIPFLRDTIMRYVLTSRSHLIDSPPTYNSDYNYKSWEAYANISYYTRSLPPVGLDCPTPMGVKGKKELPDSKVIVEKFLLRRKFIPDPQGTNVMFTFFAQHFTHQFFKTDHKKGPAFTKALGHGVDLNHIYGETLERQLKLRLLKDGKLKYQIIDGEMYPPTVKDTQAEMIYPPHVPEHLQFSVGQEVFGLVPGLMMYATIWLREHNRVCDILKQEHPEWDDEQLFQTTRLILIGETIKIVIEDYVQHLSGYHFKLKFDPELLFHQRFQYQNRIAAEFNTLYHWHPLLPDTFQINDQEYSFQQFLYNNSIMLEHGLSHMVKSFSKQSAGRVAGGKNVPVAVQKVAKASIDQSRQMRYQSLNEYRKRFMLKPFKSFEELTGEKEMAAELEELYGDIDAMELYPGLLVEKPRPGAIFGETMVEMGAPFSLKGLMGNAICSPEYWKPSTFGGKVGFDIINTASLQKLICNNVKGCPFTAFHVLNPEPTEATINVSTSKTAMEDINPTLLLKEQSAEL; from the exons CGGAATTCTTCACGTGGCTAAAGGTAATGCTGAAACCTTCACCGAATACTGTCCATTACATCCTCACCCACTTCGAAGGAGCCTGGAATATAGTCAACAGCATTCCATTCTTACGAGATACTATTATGAGATACGTATTAACGT caagATCACACTTGATTGACAGCCCACCAACTTACAATAGTGATTATAACTACAAAAGCTGGGAAGCTTATGCCAATATTTCATATTACACTAGAAGCCTTCCACCAGTAGGACTTGACTGTCCAACACCAATGGGTGTTAAAG GAAAAAAGGAGCTCCCAGATTCAAAGGTCATTGTGGAGAAATTTTTGCTGAGGAGAAAATTCATTCCTGACCCACAAGGCACAAATGTGATGTTCACGTTCTTTGCCCAACACTTCACTCATCAGTTCTTTAAGACGGACCACAAGAAAGGACCTGCCTTCACCAAAGCTCTCGGCCATGGG GTTGACTTGAATCATATTTATGGAGAGACTCTGGAAAGACAACTTAAACTGAGACTTCTAAAGGATGGAAAGTTAAAATACCAG ATCATTGATGGAGAAATGTATCCACCAACAGTGAAGGACACTCAGGCAGAGATGATCTACCCCCCTCACGTCCCTGAACACTTGCAGTTTtctgtggggcaggaggtgTTCGGTTTGGTCCCAGGCTTGATGATGTACGCAACAATATGGCTGAGGGAGCACAACCGGGTCTGTGACATCCTGAAACAGGAGCACCCTGAGTGGGATGATGAGCAGCTGTTCCAAACTACTAGACTCATACTAATAG GGGAGACAATCAAGATTGTTATTGAGGACTATGTGCAACATTTGAGTGGCTACCACTTCAAGCTCAAGTTTGATCCTGAGCTGCTGTTCCACCAGCGATTTCAGTACCAAAACCGGATTGCAGCTGAATTCAATACTCTCTACCACTGGCACCCACTCCTGCCTGACACTTTCCAGATAAATGACCAGGAATACAGTTTCCAGCAGTTCCTCTACAATAACTCCATAATGCTGGAACATGGCCTTTCCCATATGGTGAAATCTTTCTCCAAGCAAAGTGCTGGCAGG GTTGCTGGTGGGAAGAATGTTCCTGTTGCAGTACAGAAAGTAGCAAAGGCTTCAATTGACCAAAGCAGACAAATGAGATACCAGTCCTTGAACGAGTACAGGAAACGCTTTATGTTGAAACCATTCAAGTCATTTGAAGAACTTACAG gagaaaaagaaatggcagCTGAACTGGAAGAGCTTTATGGAGATATTGATGCTATGGAGCTATACCCAGGCCTTCTCGTAGAAAAGCCACGTCCAGGTGCCATCTTTGGTGAAACAATGGTGGAAATGGGAGCTCCGTTCTCTCTGAAAGGACTGATGGGAAATGCTATCTGCTCTCCTGAGTACTGGAAGCCCAGCACCTTCGGTGGAAAAGTGGGCTTTGACATCATCAATACCGCCTCCTTACAGAAGCTCATCTGCAACAATGTGAAAGGCTGCCCTTTCACTGCTTTCCACGTCTTAAATCCTGAACCCACAGAGGCAACGATCAATGTTAGTACCTCAAAAACAGCAATGGAAGATATCAACCCCACACTACTACTGAAAGAGCAATCTGCTGAGTTGTAA